The Phycisphaeraceae bacterium genome has a window encoding:
- a CDS encoding asparaginase: MSRKKIALISTGGTIEKTYDELQGILENRVSVLDVMLESLQLRGVSIDRIRLMNMDSLDMTDAEHARIVEEVARQEQTHDGIVITHGTDRLAKSGDCIHAHFAPRGGPRVPVVLIGAMRPYVMRTTDAMQNLTEALLAVQILPPGVYVVMHNQVLRFPGVEKDREQGTFVKRGEQA, from the coding sequence ATGTCGCGCAAGAAAATCGCCCTCATCTCCACGGGCGGGACCATCGAGAAGACCTATGACGAGCTCCAGGGCATCCTGGAGAACCGCGTGAGCGTGCTGGACGTGATGCTCGAATCGCTGCAACTGCGCGGCGTGTCCATCGACCGTATCCGCCTGATGAACATGGACTCGCTCGACATGACCGATGCCGAGCACGCCCGCATCGTCGAGGAGGTCGCCCGGCAGGAGCAGACGCACGACGGCATTGTCATCACCCACGGCACCGACCGGCTGGCCAAGTCCGGCGACTGCATCCATGCGCACTTCGCACCGCGCGGCGGCCCGCGCGTTCCGGTGGTGCTGATCGGCGCCATGCGGCCGTACGTCATGCGCACCACGGACGCCATGCAGAACCTGACCGAGGCCCTGCTGGCCGTGCAGATTCTGCCGCCCGGCGTGTACGTGGTGATGCATAACCAGGTGCTGCGCTTCCCGGGCGTCGAGAAGGACCGGGAGCAGGGGACGTTTGTGAAGCGGGGAGAGCAGGCGTGA
- a CDS encoding AbgT family transporter, which yields MTQDVKPSPSGNGGLLNLIERVGNKLPDPATLFIIGTVLVMVASAVVAGLGWTVPQRRPFPVVETITLADGTTEERAKHDAEGNPVVEWREVGEPLAAKSLLSREGVFWIFESMVRNFTTFPPLGIVLVGMLGIGVAERTGLIAALLKGFMLIVPGALLTPAMVFVGIMSSLATDAGYVVLPPLAAALYKAVGRSPLAGIAAVFAGVAAGFNANLLITSLDPLLAGLTTQGAQVVDPDFALNPACNWSFMVVSTFVITLAGWFVTAVFVERRLNAKSPEDGGPLPPTEADLVAQRLTPQDIKGMIWAAITFGVGFGLFLVMILIPDGPLHGQGVRFARWAEAIVPMIFLLFMLPGLAFGMAMGTIRNDKDLAKLFVDSMAGMAPIIVLAFFAGQFIKHFDYSGLDKMLAMWGGQMLGEAQMPAWMLIVAFILVTLIFNLFVGSMSAKWTIFAPIFVPMFMMVGLHPALTQAAYRIGDSVTNIITPLNAYLIIILVYMQKFVPRSGMGTLISTMLPYSVVFAVVWTILLVLWMAMGIPLGPGGELVYAPAM from the coding sequence ATGACCCAAGACGTGAAGCCATCCCCATCCGGCAACGGCGGCCTGCTCAACCTCATCGAGCGAGTCGGCAACAAACTGCCTGACCCGGCCACGCTGTTCATCATCGGCACCGTGCTGGTGATGGTGGCTTCAGCGGTGGTGGCGGGGTTGGGATGGACCGTGCCGCAGCGACGCCCATTTCCGGTCGTGGAGACGATCACGCTCGCCGATGGAACCACGGAGGAGCGGGCCAAGCACGACGCCGAGGGCAACCCGGTTGTGGAGTGGCGCGAGGTGGGCGAACCGCTGGCCGCCAAGTCGCTGCTGTCGCGCGAGGGCGTGTTCTGGATCTTCGAGAGCATGGTGCGCAACTTCACCACGTTTCCGCCGCTGGGCATTGTGCTGGTGGGGATGCTGGGGATCGGCGTGGCGGAGCGGACGGGCCTGATCGCCGCGCTGCTCAAGGGGTTCATGCTGATCGTCCCCGGGGCGCTGCTGACGCCGGCGATGGTGTTCGTGGGCATCATGTCCTCACTGGCCACGGACGCCGGGTACGTGGTGCTGCCCCCGCTGGCGGCGGCGCTGTACAAGGCGGTGGGCAGGTCGCCGCTGGCGGGCATCGCGGCGGTGTTCGCGGGCGTGGCGGCGGGGTTCAACGCCAACCTGCTCATCACCTCGCTTGACCCGCTGCTCGCCGGGCTGACCACGCAGGGAGCCCAGGTTGTGGACCCGGACTTCGCCCTCAACCCCGCCTGCAACTGGTCGTTCATGGTCGTCTCGACGTTCGTCATCACACTGGCGGGATGGTTCGTCACCGCGGTGTTCGTGGAGCGACGGCTCAACGCCAAGAGTCCCGAGGATGGCGGCCCGCTGCCGCCCACCGAGGCCGATCTGGTCGCCCAGCGACTGACGCCCCAGGACATCAAGGGCATGATCTGGGCGGCGATCACCTTCGGCGTCGGGTTCGGGCTGTTCCTGGTGATGATCCTCATTCCCGACGGTCCCCTGCACGGCCAGGGGGTGCGTTTCGCGCGGTGGGCCGAGGCGATCGTGCCCATGATCTTCCTGCTGTTTATGCTGCCGGGGCTGGCGTTCGGCATGGCGATGGGCACGATCCGCAATGACAAGGATCTGGCCAAGCTGTTCGTGGATTCGATGGCGGGGATGGCGCCGATCATCGTGCTGGCCTTCTTCGCGGGCCAGTTCATCAAGCACTTTGACTACTCCGGGCTGGACAAGATGCTCGCCATGTGGGGCGGGCAGATGCTCGGCGAGGCCCAGATGCCCGCCTGGATGCTGATCGTGGCGTTCATACTCGTCACGCTCATCTTCAACCTGTTCGTGGGTTCAATGAGCGCCAAGTGGACGATCTTCGCTCCGATCTTCGTGCCCATGTTCATGATGGTCGGGCTGCACCCGGCCCTCACGCAGGCGGCCTACCGCATCGGCGACTCGGTGACCAACATCATCACGCCGCTCAACGCCTACCTGATCATCATCCTGGTCTACATGCAGAAGTTTGTTCCGCGCAGCGGCATGGGCACGCTGATCTCGACCATGCTGCCCTACTCCGTGGTGTTCGCCGTCGTGTGGACGATTCTGCTGGTGCTGTGGATGGCGATGGGCATTCCGCTCGGGCCCGGCGGCGAACTGGTGTACGCGCCGGCCATGTGA
- a CDS encoding POT family MFS transporter has translation MKGILTVFMTKHLLDSSGASAAMSEEDAKAVYHLFTAAAYFFPLIGSLLSDIFLGKYRTIIILSLGYCLGHACLAVMDLGPATGAFDMKPWLFIGLLFIAIGAGGIKPCVSAHVGDQFGTQNQHLVSKTFSWFYFSINVGAMTSNLLTPVLLAKVGPWLAFGLPGVLMALATFVFWLGRNKFVHIPPAGPKRFVEETFSRDGLRAVLNLAPIFLIFIPMFWAIFDQTGSAWVLQAERMDRQFLGVYWYEAQVQAVNPFLILVLIPLFAYVIYPSMDKVFPMTPLRRISVGLFMTVLAFAISAWIEEAIQARAADTAATLWAALGQTGEASYQGLLQAIKVARETSADESIVRGAMETMPSIGWQFAAYVVLTAAEVMVSITSLEFAYTQAPRKMKSFIMGIYFLGVSLGNLFTSGVNVFIQNDDGTTKLDGAAYYWFFTTLMLITAVIFVFYTFLYKGQRYVQGEAGTAASA, from the coding sequence ATGAAGGGCATCCTGACGGTCTTCATGACCAAGCACCTGCTCGACTCCTCCGGCGCGAGCGCGGCGATGAGCGAGGAGGACGCCAAGGCGGTCTACCACCTGTTCACGGCGGCGGCGTACTTCTTTCCGCTGATCGGGTCGCTGCTTTCCGACATCTTTCTTGGCAAGTACAGGACCATCATCATCCTGTCGCTGGGCTACTGCCTCGGGCATGCGTGCCTGGCGGTGATGGACCTCGGCCCCGCCACCGGCGCATTCGACATGAAGCCGTGGCTGTTCATCGGACTGCTGTTCATCGCCATCGGCGCGGGCGGGATCAAACCCTGCGTCTCCGCGCACGTGGGCGACCAGTTCGGGACGCAGAATCAGCACCTGGTCTCCAAGACCTTCAGCTGGTTCTACTTCTCCATCAACGTGGGGGCGATGACCAGCAACCTGCTCACCCCGGTGCTGCTGGCCAAAGTCGGGCCCTGGCTGGCGTTCGGCCTGCCGGGCGTGCTCATGGCGCTCGCCACGTTCGTGTTCTGGCTCGGACGAAACAAGTTCGTCCATATTCCCCCGGCCGGCCCGAAACGCTTCGTCGAGGAGACGTTCTCCCGCGACGGTCTGCGCGCGGTGCTCAACCTGGCGCCGATCTTTCTGATCTTCATCCCCATGTTCTGGGCCATCTTCGACCAGACCGGCTCGGCCTGGGTGCTGCAGGCCGAGCGCATGGATCGGCAGTTTCTCGGCGTCTACTGGTACGAAGCGCAGGTGCAGGCGGTCAACCCGTTCCTGATCCTGGTGCTGATCCCGCTCTTCGCCTACGTGATTTATCCGTCCATGGACAAGGTCTTCCCCATGACGCCGCTGCGTCGGATTTCCGTCGGGCTGTTCATGACGGTGCTGGCGTTCGCCATCTCGGCGTGGATCGAAGAGGCGATCCAGGCGCGGGCTGCGGACACCGCCGCCACGCTCTGGGCGGCGCTCGGACAGACCGGCGAGGCCAGCTACCAGGGATTGCTGCAGGCCATCAAGGTCGCCCGCGAGACCAGCGCCGACGAGTCCATCGTGCGCGGCGCCATGGAAACCATGCCCAGCATCGGCTGGCAGTTCGCGGCCTACGTCGTCCTCACCGCCGCCGAGGTGATGGTGTCCATCACGTCGCTGGAGTTCGCCTACACCCAGGCGCCCCGGAAGATGAAGTCGTTCATCATGGGCATCTACTTCCTCGGCGTGTCACTGGGCAACCTGTTCACCTCGGGCGTCAACGTCTTCATTCAGAATGACGACGGCACCACGAAACTCGACGGCGCCGCGTACTACTGGTTCTTCACCACGCTGATGCTCATCACGGCGGTGATCTTCGTCTTCTACACGTTCCTGTACAAGGGCCAGCGCTACGTGCAGGGCGAAGCCGGGACGGCGGCCTCCGCCTGA
- a CDS encoding fucose isomerase — protein MSRTASSVPSRTALLIASGDLRESANRICWPAQKQLEDDAAAAFKALGWKLKRAHAFDPDRGHGFIASQAEGRAVFEKIDPGAPLVVAEAVWQYSHHVLIGLARHRGPILILANWSGQWPGLVGALNLRGSLTKAGVKYSLLWGEDFADPAFRAKLKQWTTRGRIAHDLSHVQPLNPKRLSKRARDLGEKLAGQLRRRPAILGVFDEGCMGMFNAIIPDHLLNPCGAFKERLSQSTLYHAMTQVPEEEARAVRAWLDEKGMRFITGPNEETDLTERQILDQCRMYIAALRIADEFGCDAIGIQYQQGLKDLAPASDLVEGLLNDSVRPPVRNARGEIIRDGAPMTHFNEVDECAGLDGLITDRVWAALKQPRENTLHDLRWGDWWHGWHDAPHRELDSHNAERRATQGGTYVWVFEISGAAPASHFPRGWADAVGERQPPMYFRLGGSTVKGISRPGEIVWSRIYVADDALHMDIGRAQAIELPREETERRWQATTPQWPIMHAVLYGVSRDQMMAKHQANHIQVAYATSPAKADLLLAAKAAMAHAMGIQVNLCGTDKSGRPLSETIRAA, from the coding sequence ATGAGCCGCACCGCATCATCCGTTCCGTCCCGCACCGCCTTGCTCATCGCCAGCGGGGATCTGCGCGAGAGCGCCAACCGCATCTGCTGGCCCGCCCAGAAGCAGCTCGAAGATGACGCCGCCGCCGCGTTCAAGGCGCTGGGGTGGAAACTCAAGCGTGCTCACGCCTTCGATCCCGATCGCGGGCACGGATTCATCGCCTCGCAAGCGGAGGGGCGCGCGGTCTTCGAGAAGATCGACCCCGGGGCGCCGCTCGTGGTGGCCGAGGCGGTGTGGCAGTATTCGCACCACGTGCTGATCGGACTGGCGCGCCATCGCGGGCCGATCCTGATCCTCGCCAACTGGTCGGGCCAGTGGCCGGGGCTGGTGGGCGCGCTCAACCTGCGCGGCTCGCTCACGAAGGCAGGCGTGAAGTACTCGCTGCTGTGGGGCGAGGACTTCGCCGACCCCGCCTTCCGCGCCAAACTGAAGCAGTGGACCACGCGCGGACGCATCGCGCACGATCTCTCGCACGTGCAGCCGCTCAATCCGAAGCGTCTCTCGAAGAGAGCCCGCGACCTCGGCGAGAAACTCGCGGGGCAGCTGCGCAGGCGGCCCGCCATCCTCGGCGTGTTCGATGAGGGGTGCATGGGCATGTTCAACGCCATCATCCCCGACCACCTGCTCAACCCCTGCGGCGCGTTCAAGGAGCGGTTGAGCCAGAGCACGCTCTACCACGCCATGACGCAGGTGCCGGAGGAGGAAGCGCGGGCCGTGCGCGCCTGGCTGGATGAGAAAGGCATGCGGTTCATCACCGGGCCGAACGAGGAGACGGACCTGACCGAGCGGCAGATTCTCGATCAGTGCCGCATGTACATCGCCGCGCTGCGCATTGCGGACGAGTTCGGCTGCGACGCCATCGGCATCCAGTACCAGCAGGGGCTGAAGGATCTCGCCCCCGCCAGCGACCTGGTGGAAGGCCTGCTCAACGACTCGGTGCGCCCGCCCGTTCGCAACGCGCGGGGCGAGATCATCCGCGACGGCGCGCCCATGACCCACTTCAACGAGGTGGATGAATGCGCCGGACTGGATGGACTGATCACCGACCGCGTGTGGGCCGCGCTGAAGCAGCCGCGCGAGAACACACTGCATGATCTGCGCTGGGGGGACTGGTGGCATGGGTGGCACGACGCTCCGCATCGTGAGTTGGATTCGCACAACGCAGAGCGTCGCGCCACCCAAGGGGGCACCTACGTCTGGGTTTTCGAAATCTCCGGCGCGGCGCCCGCCAGTCACTTCCCGCGCGGCTGGGCGGATGCCGTCGGCGAGCGCCAACCGCCCATGTATTTCCGGCTGGGCGGCTCGACGGTCAAGGGCATCTCCAGGCCGGGCGAGATCGTCTGGTCGCGGATCTACGTAGCGGACGACGCCCTGCATATGGACATCGGTCGGGCCCAGGCCATCGAGCTGCCGCGTGAGGAGACCGAGCGCCGCTGGCAGGCGACCACGCCCCAGTGGCCCATCATGCACGCTGTGCTGTACGGCGTGTCGCGCGACCAGATGATGGCCAAGCATCAGGCGAATCACATCCAGGTCGCCTACGCCACAAGCCCCGCCAAGGCGGACCTGCTGCTTGCGGCCAAGGCGGCCATGGCCCACGCGATGGGGATCCAGGTCAATCTCTGCGGCACGGACAAGTCGGGAAGACCGTTGTCGGAGACGATCAGGGCCGCGTGA
- a CDS encoding ribulokinase, with amino-acid sequence MASECFLGLDFGTESVRALIVDRQGRELGSAVESYAHGQIVPGSAPARRMFPPDLPPHFALQHPQDWLDGAIKAIREAISSIDPATVAGIGVDFTSCTMLPCDRAGMPLAAARPDLASRPHAWPKLWKHHGALHACDTINRIARDMNEPWLARYGGIVGLEWLFPKMLEVIESDPEVADAAELWIEAGDWLVWQIAGGRGEPARSTCQAGYKGCWSPLDGYPGRAFLAACHQGLLEVVDHKLPGRHLAPGTPAGEVSESFAARTGLRVGVPVSAAIIDAHAGVPGAGVAEEGVLVTVLGTSGCHMLMAKEERLIPGVAGIVRDGILPGFVGYETGQAAMGDAFDWARRLVGAGDFALLDHAARAIAPGSDGLVMLDWLNGCRTPLMDGSLTGVITGLTLHHTSAHVYRAALESSAMGLRWIVTILREGRVPVTRFVATGGLPRHNPLFVEIIASVLGAPVEVHGARHGPALGAAILGACAAGAFYSVREAVHSMAGAGSALPPSRVIFPAPTHRDAYDQLFQRYLHLADTIR; translated from the coding sequence GTGGCCAGCGAGTGTTTCCTGGGTCTGGACTTCGGCACCGAGTCGGTGCGTGCTCTCATCGTCGATCGGCAGGGCCGCGAACTCGGCTCGGCGGTGGAGTCGTATGCGCACGGCCAGATCGTGCCCGGCTCGGCGCCGGCCCGGCGGATGTTTCCGCCCGATCTGCCGCCCCACTTCGCGCTGCAGCATCCGCAGGACTGGCTCGACGGTGCGATCAAGGCCATCCGCGAGGCGATCTCGTCCATCGACCCGGCCACCGTCGCCGGCATCGGCGTGGATTTCACCAGTTGCACCATGCTGCCGTGCGACCGCGCCGGCATGCCGCTGGCGGCGGCGCGACCCGACCTGGCGAGCCGTCCCCATGCGTGGCCCAAACTCTGGAAACACCACGGAGCACTCCATGCCTGCGACACGATCAACCGCATCGCCCGCGACATGAATGAACCGTGGCTGGCCCGCTACGGCGGTATCGTGGGACTGGAGTGGCTCTTTCCCAAGATGCTGGAAGTGATCGAGTCCGATCCCGAAGTCGCCGACGCCGCGGAACTGTGGATCGAGGCGGGCGACTGGCTCGTGTGGCAGATCGCCGGCGGGCGCGGCGAGCCGGCGCGATCCACCTGCCAGGCGGGCTACAAGGGCTGCTGGTCGCCGCTGGACGGCTATCCGGGTCGCGCGTTCCTCGCCGCGTGCCATCAGGGTCTGCTGGAAGTGGTCGACCACAAGCTGCCGGGCCGGCATCTCGCCCCCGGCACACCGGCGGGCGAGGTATCGGAGTCGTTCGCCGCGCGCACGGGTCTTCGCGTGGGCGTGCCGGTCTCCGCGGCGATCATCGACGCCCACGCGGGCGTGCCGGGCGCGGGCGTCGCGGAGGAGGGCGTGCTGGTGACGGTGCTGGGCACCAGCGGATGCCACATGCTCATGGCGAAGGAGGAGCGGCTGATTCCCGGCGTGGCGGGCATCGTGCGCGACGGCATTCTCCCCGGCTTCGTCGGCTATGAGACCGGCCAGGCGGCCATGGGCGACGCCTTTGACTGGGCGCGGCGGCTGGTCGGCGCCGGGGACTTCGCGTTGCTGGATCACGCGGCCCGCGCGATCGCCCCCGGTAGCGACGGGCTGGTGATGCTCGACTGGCTCAACGGCTGTCGGACGCCGCTGATGGACGGTTCGCTGACCGGCGTGATCACGGGTCTGACGCTGCACCATACGTCCGCGCACGTGTACCGCGCCGCGCTGGAGAGCAGCGCGATGGGACTGCGATGGATCGTCACGATCCTGCGAGAAGGCCGCGTCCCGGTGACGCGATTCGTCGCCACCGGGGGCCTGCCTCGTCACAATCCGCTCTTCGTGGAGATCATCGCCAGCGTGCTCGGAGCGCCGGTGGAGGTTCATGGCGCCAGGCACGGTCCGGCGCTGGGCGCCGCCATCCTGGGAGCGTGCGCCGCCGGAGCGTTCTACTCCGTCCGCGAGGCGGTGCACTCCATGGCCGGGGCCGGGAGCGCCTTGCCCCCATCGCGAGTGATCTTCCCGGCCCCAACCCACCGCGACGCCTACGACCAGCTCTTCCAACGATACCTTCATCTCGCCGACACGATTCGCTGA